In a genomic window of Lepisosteus oculatus isolate fLepOcu1 chromosome 3, fLepOcu1.hap2, whole genome shotgun sequence:
- the LOC102683912 gene encoding dentin sialophosphoprotein: MAAARRDSRAAGEGTELPPAETRSSEPGSGQTEVQQCSELPRDSGKAQPSSSGTERLFGSLWKSRGLGKVMSGRKKRDNPVGAGEAGGGDLDREQEAGRPAAQCQRAAAEECLLSPGPAAPGPSEFDSSIQEAEDKHTKRQEAEEASVEPKPLSPEEDAKPKKMERSGVRDFIRRPVSKMLSHKSTDKRDQAVAKDGGAGAQEDSDKTRSRSLDRLVDSEVSAACTDRAAGPHAEGETPKAVPHGTGHMRRWHSFKKLMVPKTLKRATDSGAEQDPDAKTSDVSETQDRSDLAVQKRRRMKRSWTFQGLKKDQSFFSSHNQNVLSKDAAEGHTEACQSEPATSGDPRALKTMGEEICPEENDPDQAEEKGTGTHSHTKSIDQQAHEAWVSFKKLVILKSKRAQDATNEEGDAVTPATDERVGQDLNRSERQPSKRAAASRAASLKKFILRKGKSKSMDLGDTPGSPKGEQDKSISFTPAEAIDEQGMQNRSTTSKASSLSLSYVDMKPTHCSTDQEEDVESAPRGSTSENPVSTDREDSHGEVVTKKTAADAEDTTQEHAQDYTDRSHTQDPKLKSNTTEPTLHSGSKESMRTNNSESKTPASLKVLKLASAQNSSEKEACESLQDTLPDGSQESERGGMATETTEVRSSHQAGKRTEEKADDFSVDDTDDATLDRAPDTEGGLDDLESLERAKTVPRGPHQAQGESEDSKTFSRTAASSNEGLCSDDTTAKTQMKLGGQVPSPACPAVQTSSPEAEQTTPAEEGDSVKTTEEEQTAGGACCSSESPQPARSVLEEPQITEGLNDQKLSGDQDTGSRDTLQHGGEVNRNGNPLPGLRVTQPDVTDPQEEQKRMFYEAAAAIVQTVVSAATEQIVKEQDLLDNGLKGPSPSNNDSCSYQDLDQQHCS, encoded by the coding sequence ATGGCAGCAGCTAGGAGGGACAGTCGGGCTGCGGGGGAAGGCACTGAGCTCCCCCCGGCGGAGACGAGGAGCTCCGAACCCGGCTCAGGACAGACGGAGGTGCAGCAGTGCTCAGAGCTGCCACGGGACAGTGGGAAAGCACAGCCGTCTTCATCCGGGACCGAAAGGCTCTTCGGCTCGCTGTGGAAGAGCAGGGGGCTGGGCAAAGTGATGAGTGGCAGGAAGAAGAGGGACAATCCCGTGGGGGCCGGGGAGGCAGGCGGAGGGGACCTGGACCGCGAGCAGGAGGCGGGAAGGCCTGCAGCTCAGTGCCAGCGCGCAGCAGCGGAGGAGTGCCTGCTGTCCCCAGGCCCTGCAGCACCGGGTCCCAGCGAGTTTGACAGCTCGATTCAAGAGGCAGAGGACAAGCACACCAAGAGGCAAGAGGCAGAGGAGGCTTCTGTGGAGCCCAAGCCGTTGAGCCCAGAGGAAGATGCCAAGCCGAAGAAGATGGAGAGATCCGGTGTCCGAGATTTCATCCGGAGACCCGTCTCCAAAATGTTATCGCACAAAAGCACAGACAAGAGGGATCAAGCAGTTGCCAAGGATGGTGGTGCTGGAGCCCAGGAAGATTCTGACAAGACGCGGTCAAGGTCTCTAGACCGGCTGGTGGACTCGGAAGTCTCTGCTGCCTGCACAGACCGGGCCGCTGGACCACACGCAGAAGGGGAAACGCCCAAGGCAGTTCCACACGGAACTGGGCACATGAGACGATGGCACTCCTTCAAGAAGCTGATGGTTCCGAAAACTCTCAAAAGGGCCACAGACAGTGGAGCAGAGCAGGACCCTGATGCAAAAACCTCGGATGTATCAGAAACACAAGACAGGTCAGACCTTGCAGTGCAGAAGAGACGGAGGATGAAGAGATCATGGACGTTCCAAGGGCTCAAGAAAGATCAGTCTTTCTTCAGCAGCCACAACCAAAATGTGCTCAGCAAAGACGCAGCAGAAGGTCATACAGAGGCCTGTCAAAGCGAACCGGCAACATCTGGTGACCCCAGGGCTTTAAAAACTATGGGGGAAGAAATATGCCCTGAGGAAAATGATCCGGACCAAGCGGAAGAGAAGGGGACAGGCACACACAGCCACACGAAATCAATAGACCAGCAAGCCCATGAAGCCTGGgtatcatttaaaaaactaGTGATCCTGAAATCAAAGAGAGCCCAAGATGCCACAAATGAGGAAGGAGATGCAGTGACTCCTGCAACAGATGAGCGGGTTGGCCAAGATCTGAACAGGTCAGAAAGGCAGCCTTCAAAAAGGGCCGCTGCCTCTAGAGCTGCGTCCTTGAAAAAATTCATACTCCGCAAAGGGAAGAGCAAAAGCATGGATCTAGGGGACACTCCGGGGAGTCCGAAAGGAGAACAGGACAAGAGCATCAGCTTCACACCTGCAGAAGCTATAGATGAGCAAGGAATGCAAAACCGAAGCACCACAAGCAAAGCCAGCTCTCTAAGTCTAAGTTACGTGGACATGAAACCTACCCACTGCAGTACTGATCAGGAAGAGGATGTAGAATCGGCACCACGTGGAAGCACGTCTGAAAATCCAGTCTCCACAGACAGGGAAGATAGCCATGGAGAGGTTGTGACCAAGAAGACAGCTGCTGATGCAGAAGACACCACTCAAGAGCACGCACAGGACTATACAGACAGGTCACACACTCAAGACCCAAAACTAAAATCCAACACCACAGAACCAACCTTACACAGTGGATCTAAGGAGTCAATGAGAACAAACAATTCTGAAAGCAAAACCCCAGCAAGCCTTAAAGTGTTAAAACTGGCTTCAGCTCAGAACAGCTCAGAAAAGGAAGCTTGTGAAAGTCTGCAAGACACATTACCAGATGGCTCACAGGAAAGTGAGAGGGGGGGCATGGCAACTGAGACGACAGAAGTGAGAAGTTCTCATCAGGCAGGTAAAAGAACCGAAGAAAAGGCCGACGATTTTTCTGTGGACGACACAGACGATGCGACACTCGACCGGGCACCGGACACTGAGGGTGGACTCGACGATCTGGAATCTCTGGAAAGAGCTAAAACTGTTCCCCGAGGACCGCATCAAGCACAAGGAGAATCTGAGGATAGCAAAACATTTTCACGTACTGCTGCCAGCTCGAACGAGGGCCTTTGCTCAGATGACACCACAGCAAAGACACAAATGAAGCTGGGAGGCCAAGTCCCTTCTCCTGCTTGCCCAGCTGTCCAAACCAGCAGTCCAGAAGCAGAACAAACGACACCTGCAGAGGAGGGGGACTCTGTAAAAACCACAGAAGAGGAGCAAACAGCTGGAGGGGCCTGCTGTTCTTCAGAGAGCCCTCAACCAGCCCGCTCTGTGCTTGAGGAGCCACAGATCACAGAGGGTCTAAATGACCAGAAGCTGTCAGGCGACCAAGATACCGGCTCCCGTGACACACTGCAGCACGGGGGTGAGGTCAACCGCAATGGAAATCCACTTCCTGGCCTCCGAGTGACCCAGCCTGACGTCACTGACCCACAGGAGGAGCAGAAAAGGATGTTTTACGAAGCAGCAGCTGCCATCGTCCAGACCGTGGTGAGCGCGGCCACCGAGCAGATCGTCAAGGAGCAGGACCTTCTGGACAATGGGCTTAAAGGCCCCTCCCCCAGCAATAATGACAGCTGCAGCTACCAGGATCTGGATCAGCAGCACTGCAGCTAA